A section of the Dehalobacter sp. DCM genome encodes:
- a CDS encoding PH domain-containing protein, whose product MAYHHLDKNIVTAWRVARFLRLAVVIVILGIPTLIVARQDFFVRPAPYVYAVEAFIFLYLMVTLFIYPVIEYRQWGYLILDDRIEIKHGIFFIATSIIPVIRIQHISIEHGPILRKLGLASVRIHTASGAFVIEGLAADTARTITEALKNQLYTRLQAQENM is encoded by the coding sequence GTGGCATATCATCATCTGGATAAGAACATTGTAACGGCATGGCGTGTCGCCAGGTTTCTTCGGCTGGCAGTGGTTATAGTTATTTTGGGTATACCGACGCTGATTGTAGCCCGGCAAGATTTCTTTGTACGCCCGGCACCCTATGTCTATGCGGTGGAAGCGTTTATTTTTTTATACCTGATGGTTACGTTGTTTATTTACCCGGTGATTGAATACCGGCAATGGGGCTATCTCATTCTGGACGACAGGATAGAAATCAAGCACGGCATATTTTTCATTGCAACCTCTATCATCCCAGTGATTCGGATTCAGCACATATCCATCGAACATGGTCCCATCCTGCGCAAACTTGGATTGGCCAGCGTCCGAATCCATACCGCAAGCGGTGCCTTTGTCATTGAAGGTCTGGCTGCTGATACAGCGCGGACCATCACCGAAGCGCTGAAGAATCAACTCTATACCCGGCTTCAAGCCCAAGAAAATATGTAG
- a CDS encoding YfjL-like protein → MKRFVKILACVLALVLFGGILWFANGLVGNPVSRMLAENAAKNYIADNYPDLQLELADATYNFKSSNYSVIAKSPTSIDTHFYMAISSRGQIKYDSYKDDVLQKRNTYDRINNGYGSMADTIFESEDFPYTSYINYAELIARPDTIATHDRNPFEPEYGLNIEALELDKKYNVAELGKTAGHIVFYTEDEDVSIKKAAEIMLDLKNILDQNKVFFYAIDFVLEKPRLDEKPNPDDPAIRVSGFLYSDIYENGLEQRIEVAHDALQKYYAEEDAKRAEFEATLNK, encoded by the coding sequence ATGAAAAGGTTTGTTAAAATCTTAGCATGTGTTCTTGCCTTGGTCCTCTTTGGAGGTATACTGTGGTTTGCAAACGGTCTGGTGGGAAATCCAGTTTCCAGAATGCTTGCAGAAAATGCGGCTAAAAACTATATAGCGGATAACTATCCGGATCTGCAGCTGGAACTTGCTGACGCTACATATAACTTTAAAAGCAGCAACTACAGTGTGATCGCAAAGTCGCCCACCAGTATCGATACGCACTTTTATATGGCTATTTCCTCTCGCGGACAGATAAAATACGATTCATATAAGGACGATGTTCTTCAAAAACGGAATACCTATGATCGAATAAACAACGGCTATGGTTCAATGGCAGATACGATCTTTGAAAGTGAGGATTTTCCGTATACAAGCTATATCAACTATGCAGAACTGATCGCCCGCCCTGATACAATAGCCACCCATGATCGTAATCCTTTTGAACCGGAATATGGCTTAAATATCGAAGCTTTGGAGCTTGATAAAAAGTATAATGTGGCGGAACTTGGAAAAACAGCGGGGCATATCGTGTTTTATACTGAGGATGAGGATGTCAGTATCAAAAAAGCAGCGGAAATAATGCTTGATCTTAAAAATATTTTGGATCAAAATAAGGTATTCTTTTATGCCATTGATTTTGTGCTTGAAAAACCGCGTCTGGATGAGAAGCCAAATCCCGATGATCCAGCGATTCGCGTCAGTGGATTTTTGTACAGTGATATTTACGAGAATGGCTTAGAACAACGTATTGAAGTGGCTCACGATGCGCTTCAAAAGTATTATGCCGAAGAAGACGCCAAAAGAGCCGAATTTGAAGCGACATTAAATAAGTGA
- a CDS encoding RNA-binding S4 domain-containing protein → MKKAIRTPSNTKSGTKPNTKPGTKLNPKLGTKPNTKLGTKLNPKLGTKPNTKLGTKPNTKPELKPQTKSDQKPFLKSGTNPKLKAKPAPMTESQVKPDADPKPAPKRRPQKLDHLIVDKQNELLNFLYEQLPQEGRNSIKSLLAHRQVSVDGEMTTLYNYPLAAGQKVTINRGKVSQGRRKHRPLKSYSAKTDKISPMKKVTSEKALNSNVKKAIPLRDKK, encoded by the coding sequence ATGAAAAAAGCGATACGCACGCCATCGAATACGAAATCCGGAACTAAGCCCAATACGAAACCGGGAACTAAGCTTAATCCAAAACTAGGAACTAAGCCCAATACGAAACTGGGAACTAAGCTTAATCCAAAACTAGGAACTAAGCCCAATACGAAACTGGGGACAAAACCCAATACGAAGCCGGAATTAAAGCCCCAGACCAAGTCGGATCAAAAGCCTTTTCTGAAGTCCGGAACAAATCCGAAGCTGAAAGCAAAACCCGCACCGATGACGGAGTCCCAGGTCAAACCGGATGCAGACCCTAAGCCAGCCCCCAAAAGGAGACCCCAAAAACTCGATCACCTGATCGTGGATAAACAAAATGAATTGTTAAACTTCCTTTATGAGCAGCTGCCCCAAGAAGGGAGAAATTCGATTAAGTCTCTTCTCGCCCATCGCCAGGTTTCTGTGGACGGCGAAATGACAACATTATATAACTACCCGTTGGCGGCAGGTCAAAAGGTGACCATTAATCGGGGTAAAGTGTCTCAAGGCAGAAGAAAACATAGACCCCTGAAGTCCTATAGCGCAAAGACGGATAAAATAAGCCCGATGAAGAAGGTAACATCGGAGAAAGCATTGAATAGCAACGTGAAAAAAGCGATCCCGCTAAGAGATAAAAAGTAG
- a CDS encoding DUF5050 domain-containing protein, with translation MSVYRIRKIKQGLVSLTLILILMLMFGCAAEGSATDPAGTGETSPVTKDAGSQENAKNIAAVSDEKSDSMHSGKFFAKNGDILIYYDEPQETIYKVDTAKNTVKQLVKTDSVNKLYFDGTYVYYMPHYYRGRGIYRVDLEGNAERICSNSSLQLWLTEDKIYFTDQIGFDDINQTPRGNLCTMNKDGSNIRILIKDVGNYFSIQDEWIYYTHLYNRDLYRAAPDGSRGELLAEGRTYITAADNDYLIYTDYEDSEAQHVLNIRTGENTILGYFGGGARYNGQFYIMTREPDADGTPTFKGWSVFQIDQKTGQAVKRAFLAMDRFGIDGMHYVDDSWIYMNTTGGGPTGQMGEYRVKLPCDDYQAEYLVEEFLFFLDGNGYYIEEGQDAQPMTFARFNLQTGKIDRWTLQEMAL, from the coding sequence ATGAGCGTGTATCGGATAAGAAAAATAAAACAGGGGCTGGTTAGCCTGACGCTGATTCTGATTCTGATGCTCATGTTCGGCTGCGCTGCGGAAGGGTCTGCCACAGATCCCGCCGGTACGGGTGAAACATCGCCGGTTACTAAAGATGCCGGCAGTCAAGAGAATGCTAAGAATATAGCCGCCGTCTCGGATGAGAAGAGCGACAGCATGCACAGTGGTAAGTTCTTCGCCAAGAACGGCGACATCCTGATTTATTATGACGAGCCACAGGAAACGATTTATAAGGTCGATACCGCCAAGAATACAGTCAAGCAACTGGTAAAGACCGACTCTGTTAATAAGCTCTACTTTGACGGCACCTACGTCTACTATATGCCTCACTATTACAGGGGACGGGGTATTTATCGGGTTGATCTCGAGGGGAACGCCGAAAGGATCTGTTCGAATTCTTCGCTGCAGTTGTGGCTGACAGAGGACAAGATCTATTTTACCGACCAGATCGGCTTTGACGACATTAACCAGACCCCGCGCGGCAATTTGTGTACGATGAATAAAGACGGCAGCAATATCCGGATTTTGATCAAGGATGTCGGCAATTATTTTTCCATCCAGGACGAATGGATTTATTACACCCACCTTTATAACAGAGATCTTTACAGGGCGGCGCCGGACGGGAGCCGCGGCGAATTACTGGCCGAAGGGCGCACCTATATCACCGCTGCCGACAATGATTATCTGATTTATACGGATTATGAGGACAGTGAAGCGCAGCATGTGCTGAATATACGGACCGGTGAAAATACGATATTGGGGTATTTTGGCGGTGGGGCCCGGTATAACGGCCAGTTCTATATTATGACCCGAGAGCCAGATGCGGACGGTACGCCTACATTCAAAGGCTGGTCGGTCTTTCAGATTGATCAGAAAACAGGGCAAGCCGTGAAACGTGCTTTCCTGGCAATGGATCGATTTGGGATTGACGGCATGCATTATGTGGATGATAGCTGGATCTATATGAATACAACGGGTGGTGGGCCCACCGGTCAAATGGGGGAATACAGGGTAAAATTACCGTGTGATGATTATCAAGCCGAGTACCTCGTCGAAGAATTTCTCTTTTTTCTAGACGGCAATGGCTATTACATAGAAGAAGGCCAGGATGCTCAGCCCATGACGTTTGCCCGGTTCAATCTGCAGACCGGGAAAATTGACCGCTGGACGCTTCAAGAAATGGCTTTATAG
- a CDS encoding PH domain-containing protein: MEFKHIRGSILILFDKITELPLLIAAAIVSIFIVKNFDPQVVTPIFIIALSPLGKLIQYISTFYTVADGHLIVETGLWRKKRTEIPLRQITTVDLSQNILYQLTKTYKIKVDNASQTIDTVDQAEIRLALKAEKALAFKQAIIQNNAPEITDEDNRTVITASLRDFLKLGLLQSKTVYVISGLPVAVPIITAAAVKIGGYQSTDDLFNHVFSHFLDPLAWGLGLFSFIVSFYGIALAISLLKAVITYYNYRISENREILKIEYGLLNKKKYTFHKNKISGVLFKQNLLMRLFHCYTATIMVIGYGDKSDEQALEQAIFYPIASLPKMKNILQALLPDYIVEESLQKPTSKARRYFFYRPGFIIAVLIFMGALVAGSLGSIILISVPASVLLGIAGVSVLLQYGNTGISCRDNTINLSYGGYHKTIAVIKTARIESITALGSVLKRKKGIVSINIGITAPLREANLKVLNLPAEQYYLLARVMKY; the protein is encoded by the coding sequence ATGGAGTTTAAGCATATCAGAGGAAGTATCCTGATCTTATTCGATAAAATAACGGAGCTCCCCTTACTCATCGCAGCGGCCATTGTCAGTATTTTTATTGTCAAAAATTTTGATCCGCAAGTAGTAACACCTATTTTCATCATTGCTTTAAGCCCGCTGGGGAAATTGATACAATATATTTCCACCTTTTATACCGTAGCGGATGGCCATCTGATTGTGGAAACCGGCCTATGGCGAAAAAAAAGGACGGAAATACCGCTAAGGCAAATCACAACGGTGGATTTATCGCAAAATATCCTTTATCAATTAACGAAGACCTATAAAATCAAAGTGGACAATGCGAGTCAAACCATCGATACAGTGGATCAAGCGGAGATCCGGCTGGCTCTGAAAGCGGAGAAAGCGTTGGCCTTTAAACAAGCTATTATTCAAAATAACGCACCGGAGATAACCGATGAAGATAATCGGACTGTCATCACGGCTTCTCTGCGGGATTTTCTAAAACTGGGCTTGCTGCAATCCAAAACCGTTTATGTTATTTCCGGTTTGCCGGTTGCTGTTCCAATCATTACAGCAGCAGCGGTAAAGATCGGCGGTTATCAGAGTACCGACGATTTATTCAACCACGTATTTTCGCATTTTTTAGATCCGCTAGCTTGGGGATTAGGGCTTTTTTCCTTTATTGTCTCTTTTTACGGGATTGCGCTGGCCATCTCCCTGCTCAAAGCGGTCATCACGTATTACAACTATCGGATTTCCGAGAACAGGGAGATTTTAAAGATTGAATACGGCCTTTTGAATAAAAAGAAATATACTTTTCACAAAAACAAGATCAGCGGTGTCTTGTTCAAACAAAACCTGCTCATGCGTTTGTTTCACTGTTATACGGCAACAATTATGGTCATCGGTTACGGGGACAAATCCGACGAGCAAGCCCTGGAACAGGCCATCTTCTATCCCATTGCATCCTTGCCAAAAATGAAAAATATTCTGCAAGCGCTTTTACCCGACTATATCGTGGAGGAAAGTTTACAAAAACCGACTAGCAAAGCCAGACGGTATTTCTTTTACCGTCCGGGATTTATAATAGCCGTCCTTATTTTTATGGGTGCGCTGGTTGCCGGCAGCCTGGGGAGCATCATACTAATCAGTGTTCCTGCCTCCGTACTGCTGGGAATTGCCGGAGTCAGTGTCCTCCTGCAATATGGGAATACCGGTATTTCCTGTAGGGACAATACCATCAATTTATCCTACGGCGGCTATCATAAAACAATAGCCGTTATCAAAACAGCCCGGATAGAGAGCATAACGGCCCTGGGGAGTGTTCTGAAAAGGAAAAAAGGTATTGTTTCCATCAACATTGGGATTACAGCCCCCTTGCGTGAAGCCAATCTAAAGGTGCTGAATTTACCGGCAGAGCAATATTACTTGCTGGCAAGGGTAATGAAATACTAA
- a CDS encoding alpha/beta fold hydrolase, which yields MKNSVFKTLASRDHFRAQYNQILSQFPFGQRYVETTFGQTFILTAGQESNPPIILLHGSCSNSAFWFPEIIALSSNYRVYAVDIIGEAGNSEEYRPDLDSDAFALWMKDVLGALGLEKAVFIGNSLGGWMALKFATAYPERVSKLILIASAGLANIRPQFLLNVEQTRQADGTVPMTSDIIGEHNIPKEILDFMNLITESYNPIQSLPVYEDEQLLRLTMPVLFIDGEDDIIIDAKRSAQRLSRVVASAEIRLLSNCGHVVTNSIEYIIPFLIE from the coding sequence ATGAAAAACAGTGTCTTCAAGACTTTAGCAAGCCGAGATCATTTTAGGGCCCAATACAACCAAATACTTAGCCAGTTCCCATTTGGGCAGCGATACGTCGAGACTACCTTTGGACAGACGTTCATACTGACAGCCGGCCAGGAGTCGAATCCGCCCATAATTCTGCTGCACGGTTCCTGTAGCAACAGTGCATTCTGGTTTCCCGAGATCATAGCCCTATCCAGCAATTATAGGGTCTATGCCGTTGACATTATCGGCGAAGCAGGAAACAGCGAAGAATACAGACCGGACCTTGATTCAGATGCTTTTGCACTCTGGATGAAGGATGTCCTGGGTGCCCTTGGCCTTGAAAAAGCCGTGTTCATCGGCAACTCCCTCGGCGGTTGGATGGCTCTCAAATTTGCAACAGCTTATCCGGAACGTGTTTCCAAGCTGATTCTTATCGCATCCGCAGGCCTTGCCAACATTCGGCCGCAATTTCTTCTCAATGTGGAGCAAACACGGCAGGCAGACGGAACGGTGCCAATGACCTCTGACATTATCGGAGAACATAATATTCCAAAAGAAATACTCGATTTTATGAATCTGATTACCGAAAGTTACAACCCGATACAATCTCTGCCAGTATATGAGGACGAACAATTGCTCCGTCTCACCATGCCTGTTCTCTTTATCGATGGAGAAGATGATATCATCATTGATGCCAAAAGATCGGCACAAAGGCTCTCGCGTGTTGTGGCATCAGCCGAAATTCGTTTGCTTTCCAATTGCGGGCATGTGGTGACTAATTCCATAGAGTATATTATCCCATTTCTGATCGAATAA
- a CDS encoding helix-turn-helix domain-containing protein, with the protein MTKDYYTVEQISDMLDIHPKTIQRYIREGRLRATKIGKSWRVTGHDLSIFVESSHDKGLGSENRPARRIITSSVIDIIAYGKEDAIRIMNTLTAALNAKPPEYEQSSMQSQYIERENMVRVTLWGDIRFMAVMMDTIASLTEQNRGE; encoded by the coding sequence ATGACCAAAGATTACTATACCGTCGAGCAGATTTCAGACATGCTGGATATCCATCCGAAGACTATCCAGCGGTATATTCGGGAGGGCAGACTGCGCGCAACAAAGATTGGCAAGAGTTGGCGCGTCACTGGCCATGATTTAAGTATTTTTGTCGAGAGTTCCCACGACAAAGGGCTCGGTTCGGAAAATCGACCGGCGCGCCGCATCATCACCTCATCAGTGATCGATATCATTGCATACGGAAAAGAGGATGCCATCCGTATCATGAACACGCTAACTGCCGCCCTGAACGCCAAACCGCCGGAATACGAACAGTCGTCCATGCAGTCACAGTATATCGAGCGTGAAAATATGGTTCGTGTTACGCTCTGGGGCGACATCCGCTTTATGGCAGTGATGATGGACACGATAGCCTCACTGACAGAACAAAATAGGGGTGAATAA